The Panacibacter microcysteis genome includes a window with the following:
- a CDS encoding response regulator: MDKPIKIAIFDDHKHRRDALKLMISLRKDMQCVGDYENCNNLVYDLRGNIPDVVLMDINMPGIDGIEGVKLLSKYFPDTFIIMQTVFEEDDKIFNALLAGAHGYILKNAPNDKMIEGILEVVNGGAPMTPSIARRVLGHFNKKSDKANKELFNLSNREMDILNLLVKGYSHKMIAAELFIAVNTVNNHIKNIYQKLHVHSVSEAVATAIQKNIV; encoded by the coding sequence ATGGATAAGCCAATTAAGATAGCCATTTTTGATGATCATAAACATCGCCGGGATGCTCTAAAGCTGATGATCAGTCTGAGAAAGGATATGCAATGTGTAGGCGACTACGAGAACTGTAACAATCTCGTATACGACCTGCGCGGCAATATTCCGGATGTGGTACTTATGGATATTAATATGCCCGGTATCGATGGCATTGAAGGTGTAAAACTGCTGTCTAAATATTTCCCGGACACTTTCATCATTATGCAAACAGTGTTTGAGGAAGATGATAAAATTTTTAATGCGTTGCTCGCTGGTGCTCATGGCTATATTTTAAAAAATGCACCCAACGATAAAATGATTGAAGGTATTCTTGAAGTAGTGAATGGTGGTGCACCCATGACACCATCTATTGCACGCCGTGTGCTTGGGCATTTCAATAAAAAATCTGACAAAGCCAATAAAGAACTCTTCAATCTTTCCAATCGCGAAATGGATATACTGAATTTGCTGGTAAAAGGTTACAGCCATAAAATGATTGCAGCAGAACTCTTTATTGCAGTAAATACGGTAAATAACCATATAAAGAACATCTATCAAAAGCTA